GGATTATGCTGAaggaactgatctaccgagagagaataCTCTAACTAAGCGTGAATGTGTTCATTCTTctcctctctccaagtggcttccttttatagggaggactgcccttgatttttagggtagactctcttcgtgaaatgactcttttgccctcgtttgtggttgatccttcccagcaatccttcttttCCATCTCGAGCATTTTTTGCGTGCATCCTGATCAATATTGCACCCTTCTAgcgctcttttcacctgagttatctgAAACCCTTTCTACTGACTGGTACCcttttcctgcacactttagcaactgttttgcagatataatccaattacgCACGTTATACTGttcagtaaccaaggcctagaatgagACTTATCAACGGACCAAAAGATTTTCCAAAAATAAGAACATATAGTCGTCAAAGATGCCTACAACTTTAATTTTGAtataagtggagtaaaataaaataaattaactttGTTTTAAATGAGAATATAGTAAATGATCTTTTGTTAAAACATATAAATTTCTTGCACTCAAAAAGATCTTCATATGCTACTGGTAAACCATTCTACTAAGCTTACATAAATATTAACATACACGAAAAGtatatactaaaatacaaataaattaaagtcCATCAACAAAAGAATAAATAGTTCACATATTATGATTATCAAaacttatatttttataaatgaaaatataaaccATTAAGAGAAGCCAACACAGAAAACAAATGAGAAGCTCAatttgtatatgtatatatatagacttAATTAGGATAATGACGTACCAGCTGCTTTGTGAAATCCAAGATGGCAAGAACATTAAAAATGAAGACTTTTCAATTGACATTGCTCTTTCTGAGTATGACGTATACTACCTAATGTTTGTGTTAACATCAACAATTACcatttatatttgtatataaaataTCTATACCCGTGCCTAAAGAAGGCCAAGAACCAGCCCATTCTATTAAGTACATATACAAACGATATTAttcttattatatatatatacaaactaTATTAATCTTATTAACTATGCACATaccaaatatttttcaaaaataagaaCATATAGTCGGCAAAGATGCCTACAACTTTAATTTTGATCTAAGTGgagtaaaacaaaataaaataactttGTTTTAAATGAGAATCTATTAAATGATCTTCTGTTACAATGTATAAATTTCTTGCACCCAAAAAGATCTTCAAATGCTACTGGTAAACCATTCTACTAAGCTTGAATAAATATTAACATACACAAAAAGtatatactaaaatacaaataaattaaagtcTATTAACAAAAGAATAAATAGTTGACACATTATGATTATCAAAACTTACATTTTCATAACTGAAAACATAAACCATTAAGAGAAGCCAACAcagaaaacaaatgaaaaccTTAATTCGTTACAAACATCTCTCTAACACCAGTAATTCATACATTTTGAAAGACTTCTTTATAGACAACTGAAAAGAAGGaattttgcacgtgtgtcgtaGGTGCGTGTCCCTTCctattcaacaagatttataagttcccactttccaaaatactattaattagcataTGGTAAGTTAGGGTGTCGAACCCACGAGGAACGGTAGCATCCGTTATGTATTTCCACACTTAGAAAGATTTGTTTTGGTGATGCTGTCACGCTCTAAATTGGGGGTGGGAACTAAACAACGAAATACAAATAACACTTAAGCTAAGATTGGGAACTGAAAGTAAAAATAACATGCAAGTAAAAGAAAGCATTTAAACTGGAACGCAGACTGGGCAAGTTGATAAACTGGGCAAGTTATCAGAAAAATAGAGCTGTAGCGAGAAAGTTTTTGCACTTgacgaaaataaaaacaaagcaGCAACATGCATGAATACTCCTAAGTTAAGATAGCAAAAGAGACTAAGTTAAAAGCTAAGGAAAATAAACTAAGTGTTAGCAATTAAACAAAGTCTAGAAACTAGGATTGTGACCCTTAAAAGTAGCTAAACTAATTAAGTCCTAAAAGCTAAACTAAATCACATGTATATGGAGGTGGAGTGCAGAAATTAACTAAGCTAAATGGCTGCCACAAATGAAAAGAAAGCATGTACTTGTTGTCTCCCAAACCCTATTACCCAAGGTGTAAAACCAATGGATAAAAGCCTACAACTAATGGACAAAGAACTTGACTTCTAAAAGCTGATCTTGGGATCCTAATTCTACACTAAAGCACATAAATTAAGAGTAAATAAAAGACTAAATGGCTGCTACACAACGAACCAAGCAAGAGAAATACAAAATCATCAATTAAACTACCTAAACATGCATTGAAAACACCACATTAAAAGCTGAAACTTAAAGACTCATTGAAGAAGATAAAGAAAAATTACTACTTGAAATGAGCTTTTATAACaagaacaacaacaacaataactaAGAGTGAGATTGATGCAAAAGAACTACAAAAGTTAAGAACAAGCaactagagaaaataaacactacaactaaattactactacttcaaCCCATGGTGAACAAAGATCTTGGCAGCCTTGAGTTTGAAATCTCTCTTCTTAAGGAATAGCGAAAAGGTTTTATAGATAGAGAGTaaactaaactaactaaactaaagTAAGTGATAAAGTGGTTCTTGGAAAGTTAATAACTTTTAATACATATCCAATAAAAGATATTTCCCCTTCTTTTTTACTCTCCAAGGGCAGATATGGGCGTGTGTAGCAAGTGGGATTTGTCCTTGATAAATGTGTGGAAGTGGCTTTAATCATTTTCCCGTCGGATTCAAACTGGCCAGTCCACCAGCTTGGGCAGTTTGAGTCTTCTTTGCCTCACATTCTTCCATTTCATGTCATTTTGCCCTCTTTCTTGCATGTTTTCCTCTTCGTGCCTTCATTAAGCAGCTTCCTAACTTAATGATCCATACCCTGCCAAAAAGCATCTTTTTTCATGCAAATATTCAACTAATAAGTGCGAAAAGTGATCAAATCCGAGTGACGAAAACTAGCCTATCAACAACATTAAGAGTTGAATCACTTCTACTATCATTCACATCcccacaaactaaaatcttcaAACCTTCACGACTTGTGACTCTGGATATAGCAACATAAAGTTGTCCATGGCTAAATACCggtttttgaaaaaataatccaacatgtGAAAGAGATTGGCCTTGACTtttgttaatggtcattgcatatgACACAGCCAATGGAAATTGGCGTCTTTGGAATCTGAATGGTAGCCTTGGATCAGATGGTATCAAGGACATCCGTGGAATCAAACCCTTATGACCAATACTATGCTCCCCAAGACACGAGCTTCCAAAATATAATCACCTAACCGGGTGATTATTAATCTGGTTCCCTTACACAAACTATTAGAATGATCTATTTTCTCAACAACATTACAGGAGTTccaactttcaacatcaattcaTGATTAGGTGTACCTGAACACTTCAAATTATTCCAAAATTTGACTGAATGTATGTCAGCAGAACCATTCGAAGTGGAGTCAGAATTTGAAATGCTATCAGAGCTCAAATACACTCGACCTTGAGACTGATCCATCGAAATCAGGAACTGGTTAATCTCATCAACAACATCAAGCGTGGGAGCAAGTATAGCACGATCATGCAAACAATTGATCAACTCCTCAGGATCCATATAAGAAGGATAAATCTTCTCAACAATGGTTTTAAGAGGATCTCCATCATTAGACAGTACAACGTGAGACGGAAGATCAATAACAACGTCACCGTCATTCGGACCTCCAACAACTCCATCACCTACAGAAGCCACCCAAGAAGAAAATTCCTTCAACTTAGAAGCTTCAACAGGATCTTCAACACTCAAAAGTCTCATGTTTTTTGTCAACCTCAATACTGTACAACTACTCCAAAGATATGAGGAATTAATGGTGGCATTCACAACATTCTGTTGACTCCCTTTGGGAACAACATGTAATATTTGTCTAAAGTCACCACTAAAGACTACAGTTTTTCCACCAAAAGGTTTGTCCATACTGGACTCACTGCACACACGAAAAATATCTCTAAGAGTCATATCCACGGCTTCTATGCAATGTTTATGAATCATCGGTGCTTCATCCCATTGATAAGCTTCGACCTTATTATAAGCTCGGCAAGATTTGTCCCTTGTTTTATGTTGCACACAGAATCTTCATTAACATTGATAGGAATCTTAAAACGTGAGTGAGCGGTTCTACCTCCAGGTAACAATAAAGAGGCAATGCCACTGGACGCCACATTTAACACAATACCTCCCTTCGAACGAATTCCTGCTGACAAAGACTTCCATATAAATGTTTTACCAGTACCTCCACAACCATCAACAAAAAAACATTCTTCCTTCACTGGAATTGACATATGACATTATCGTATCATGAACATTACGTTGCTCATCCGTGAACTTCAAAAGATATTCCAAGTGTTCTCTACTTAAAGCTTCACGATCATAACACAACTCATCGCTGACCAATGTATTTTCAGATGTTTCAATATACTGGGATTCTGAATACGGCATACCATGGTAATCTCGCAAACTTTTACCAACATTCTTTAACAATTTCTCAATATCAGCCAacacataatttttaatttcttcatcatTCAGCACCAAACTTGGggtaataaaaataagaatagaATTAGGGCGACATaacaatatttaataaatttaataaatacaaaaatatgatttcaaataaacattacCCGCTTGATTCCTCAATTTTCTTTGGTTATAAACAACATTATCAGATAAATGTTTCCAACACTTTTGCCAAACCACATCCGGTCGAGACACAGATTCTGATGACAACATAGTTACAAAGAGAAATCTTAGTGAATAAGCAGAGGACCAAAAATAAGCCTCAACTATTCCATCAATATACTCCTTATCATCATCCAACAATCCAAAAGCGAAGCATGCATCTCGAAAGGTATCATACTGAACACCATTAACAAATCtaagatcttcaaagcatgtagcTCCCTTAACGACATTCAACAGACATCTCAAGTAATACATATCACCAGAACCAGGGGCAACATAAAACAACCTCCCAATCGAATAACGTTGCTTTCTAGGTTGCCAGTGATCTTTCTTCCACACAAACTTGCTGGGAAATTCACCATATGTCAAATTTCTTCCTTCAGAATAAATCTTATTTGCCTCCATCCAACCTAAGAACTTACTCTCATGAATTGTCCTCTGGTTCATAACATTATCCAAGGAATCAGCTTCATCAAAAATGATATGTTGTTCATTAGAAAGATTAAAACTCAACCTTTCAACTGAAGGATCCTTGTACTGAATCTCAAACCCAAAAATTCTCCAAGCAGCTTCACAGAATGATATATATCTACAATCATAATACAAAAACTTACTTCATCAAGATTTCTTTCAACACCATCAACACCATATTGAAAAAAAGATGTCGTCACCCTATCATAACCCTTATGTACATATTTGAACAAATATTTAATTGACCGGGACTGATTTCACCACTCAACATT
This genomic interval from Salvia splendens isolate huo1 chromosome 13, SspV2, whole genome shotgun sequence contains the following:
- the LOC121760777 gene encoding uncharacterized protein LOC121760777; protein product: MINQQNPPNVKLRLLGKRGRDGRTYKPPSVSEVAMLVVGDFDHALGDRDIIVEKQSGKLQRISELHPSYLSLQYLLLFPYGEDGYTEFIGFSDSSTSSLSNRKRVSPKEFYSYRMHDRVAECSIILYAKRLFQQFIVDAYTMIESGRLTFLRTQQKKLHAEIYSGLEEAVLHGETDSSRHGKRVILPSSFVGGARYMIQNYQDAMAICRWIGYPNLFITFTCNPKWPEIGRFVRSRGLKSDYRPNIVSMMFKVKLDGFIRDVKSKKIFGAVKAVVYTIEFEKRRLPHAHLLYVSSCEAAWRIFGFEIQYKDPSVERYISFCEAAWRIFGFEIQYKDPSVERLSFNLSNEQHIIFDEADSLDNVMNQRTIHESKFLGWMEANKIYSEGRNLTYGEFPSKFVWKKDHWQPRKQRYSIGRLFYVAPGSGDMYYLRCLLNVVKGATCFEDLRFVNGVQYDTFRDACFAFGLLDDDKEYIDGIVEAYFWSSAYSLRFLFVTMLSSESVSRPDVVWQKCWKHLSDNVVYNQRKLRNQAEIKNYVLADIEKLLKNVGKSLRDYHGMPYSESQYIETSENTLVSDELCYDREALSREHLEYLLKFTDEQRIRSKGGIVLNVASSGIASLLLPGGRTAHSRFKIPINVNEDSVCNIKQGTNLAELIISESSMDKPFGGKTVVFSGDFRQILHVVPKGSQQNVVNATINSSYLWSSCTVLRLTKNMRLLSVEDPVEASKLKEFSSWVASVGDGVVGGPNDGDVVIDLPSHVVLSNDGDPLKTIVEKIYPSYMDPEELINCLHDRAILAPTLDVVDEINQFLISMDQSQGRVYLSSDSISNSDSTSNGSADIHSVKFWNNLKCSGSLDTIEGGIPEVVLQLEGNPRRMAAQVDDDQEIGSLNAHADGEPPQAIVVTPGQTACDVKLHVIAILPTYCEKSYEWPYEFLHEFCKI